A genome region from Festucalex cinctus isolate MCC-2025b chromosome 17, RoL_Fcin_1.0, whole genome shotgun sequence includes the following:
- the itgb4 gene encoding integrin beta-4 isoform X3 has translation MGRWKLHLSVGLGLLLILMSCSYTEANYCFAIRSKTCSECLQAGKGCAYCPDETFNGPRCDLYENILAHGCSAAAVITAKSSMKIERKQQIDIQRAQSQVSPQQMSMSFLPGEEKMVDVEVFAPTKGPLDLYILMDFSNSMEDDLDNLKRMGQELASLVKKLSDDYTIGFGKFVDKVIEPQTDMRPTKLAQPWPNSDPPFSFENVIKLTSDLNFFTSELQKERISGNLDAPEGGFDAILQAAVCGDKIGWREQSTHLLVFSTESAFHYEADGANVLSGILPRNDELCHLDGEGKYTEDTKQDYPSIPTLVRLLGKHNIIPVFAVTNHSYSYYKKLQTYFPIAEVGLLQEDSSNILQVMEMAFESIRSKMSIRAEDRPKAFEAQFLSTSGKIAQYGDFDFRPGAIGKFKMRLKAQRLLDESPVCKMDMDEKEGIIRVKPTTFNAAVNVNARLLCPTCDCEKTAIPNAPRCHGNGDLVCGKCQCHDGWLSTFCNCSASASALDTRLCIGPGSTEPCSGRGDCLECGTCVCYNPDQFEGPYCQYDRTQCQRFGGFLCNDRGSCIMGRCVCSDGWEGNACECPKNNQTCLDSKGGVCNGRGKCVCGLCQCQSSGLEMTSTCEPNFQAQLGVCEATRSCAQCQAWKTGEKKDKEECAKCPFRVTMVDELKEADKVLEKCSFRDEDDDCTYHYTVENPRAPASKDLEVQVLKKKDCPAASLLWLLPLLLFLLLLLALLLLCCWKYCACCKTCCQNCLALLPCCRKGRMVGFKEDEYLLRQSLLTSDHLDTPMVRTGPLKGTDVVRWKVTDNVHRSPNHPQVLVKPNPKETIQYPISLRLNRRFSENLSRPDSRDAEQLRKEVADNLNEVYRQIPGAQKMQKTSFRTQRNAGKRQDYTIMDTILSAPRSSYPDIVKLTERNVQSGRFNDLKVLPGYYTVATDREAAGAVEFQEGVESVDVHVPLFAKEEDDDKKQLLVEATDVPLGIAKIGKRLVNITIIKEHASSVFSFLQPAYTYSRQDGVANIPISREIIEDGRTQVSYRTRDLTAKDKKDYVTVDGDLTYGPGETQKTVPVRLLELGEKDALLDDKQVKQFVMDLSNPRQGAKLGRYPRTTVTIADLPEPSVMMFKRGTQNFTTSDPNYTIPVVRTRNQDGPATVKWRTKKGQRFDLSGLLKFNPGETEKNIVIDPRTHSALGQPDSFQLELLEPSSNATVGERKTTIVNVVEGGPKSPEMAMMQQKGFVSPKNTSPGGRLLAPGNPKAKATGPRSIRLNWDPPPGNPLGYKVKYWIYGDPEKDAQVLDVKTPHAELTNLYPYCDYEMRVSAYNALGNGNDTDVVSCQTLEDVPGEPGRLAFNVISPTVTQLSWAEPAETNGNITAYEVIYTPIDDDLKQVGAAKKVKIDNPKKRMLLIENLVSAQTYQYKVRAKNGVGWGPYRDATINLASQPARPLSIPIIPDVPIVDAEAGDEYDSFLMYSNEVLKSPAGSKTPSVSGDDYMMNGKWDQNFLFPGGSVTRNLSTSSTPMSSVNSNYRGGTFTTETTTNYMSGSPLRPDMMGGIGGMHSTDVIMRKRSERGYADENIRDSIVMSNFPDIGVYGFPGSQSQFSYSLSQGPRFRTQSSEVNEALYNLDRVLQDARLSPGVPDTPSRLVFSALGPTALKVSWQEPHCEKDILGYCVLYQPLNGGEVKRINVTNPADNSVIIQDLLPNHSYLFKVKAQSQEGWGPEREGVITIESAVDPKSPLSPMPGSPFTLSTPSAPGPLVFTALSPDSLQLSWEKPRKPNGDILGYVVTCEQLHGGGDTRSFQVSGDSAETRLTVPNLTENIPYKFKVQAQTTQGFGPEREGIITIESQDGGALSQFNNQSMTRREVFNMPTDISTMSNISRTMINDPYFSDGMMMSAQHTETSGMMTRQITKEVVQRSVMGGSTVTKKMFYES, from the exons ATGGGGAGATGGAAGTTGCATCTCTCAGTGGGCCTTGGGCTTTTGCTCATCCTTATGAGCTGCTCGTACACTGAAG CCAACTATTGCTTTGCCATCAGGTCCAAAACCTGCTCGGAATGCCTGCAGGCGGGAAAAGGCTGCGCCTACTGTCCTGATGAG ACCTTTAATGGACCTCGCTGTGACTTGTATGAAAACATTCTGGCTCATGGCTGCAGCGCTGCCGCCGTGATCACAGCCAAAAGCAGCATGAAGATTGAAAGG AAGCAACAGATCGACATCCAAAGGGCGCAGTCGCAGGTGTCCCCGCAGCAGATGAGTATGTCTTTTCTGCCAGGGGAAGAGAAGATGGTCGACGTGGAGGTCTTTGCTCCAACCAAAGGCCCTCTGGATCTGTACATTCTTATGGACTTCTCCAACTCCATGGAAGACGATTTGGACAACTTGAAGAGGATGGGTCAGGAACTGG ctTCACTGGTGAAAAAGCTGTCAGATGACTACACAATTGGTTTTGGAAAGTTTGTGGACAAAGTTATTGAGCCCCAAACTGATATGAGGCCTACAAA ACTTGCCCAACCATGGCCCAACAGTGACCCTCCGTTCTCCTTCGAAAACGTCATCAAGCTGACCAGCGACTTGAACTTCTTTACCAGTGAGCTTCAAAAGGAAAGAATCTCTGGCAACCTGGATGCTCCTGAGGGAGGCTTTGACGCCATCTTGCAGGCTGCAGTCTGCGGG GATAAGATCGGCTGGCGTGAACAGAGCACCCATCTTCTGGTTTTCTCCACCGAGTCCGCCTTCCACTACGAGGCTGACGGTGCCAACGTGCTGTCGGGCATCCTGCCGCGCAACGACGAGCTCTGCCACCTGGACGGCGAAGGCAAATACACAGAGGATACCAAGCAAGATTACCCCTCCATACCCACGCTGGTCCGTCTGCTCGGCAAACACAACATTATTCCCGTATTTGCCGTCACCAACCATTCCTACTCGTACTACAAG AAACTCCAAACGTATTTCCCTATTGCTGAGGTGGGCTTGCTCCAAGAGGACTCCTCCAACATCCTTCAAGTCATGGAGATGGCTTTTGAG AGCATCCGTTCTAAGATGAGCATTCGTGCAGAGGACAGACCCAAAGCCTTTGAAGCTCAGTTCCTGTCCACCAGTGGGAAAATTGCACAATATGGTGACTTTGATTTCAGGCCTGGCGCAATT GGCAAATTCAAGATGCGACTCAAAGCCCAGAGGCTGCTCGACGAGTCTCCAGTCTGTAAAATGGATATGGATGAAAAAGAGGGCATTATAAGAGTTAAACCTACGACTTTTAATGCTGCCGTGAATGTTAATGCAAGACTGCTATGTCCAACTTGTGACTGTGAGAAG ACTGCCATCCCTAACGCGCCCAGATGCCATGGCAACGGAGACCTTGTGTGCGGGAAGTGTCAGTGCCATGATGGATG GCTGAGTACGTTCTGTAACTGCTCAGCTAGTGCTTCAGCCCTCGACACCCGCCTGTGTATCGGCCCCGGATCCACGGAACCTTGTTCGGGTCGTGGGGATTGCTTGGAGTGCGGAACCTGTGTGTGCTACAACCCTGACCAGTTTGAAGGACCTTACTGCCAGTATGATCGAACCCAGTGCCAGCGATTCGGAGGCTTCCTCTGCAATG ACCGTGGCTCCTGCATTATGGGCCGCTGTGTGTGTTCTGATGGCTGGGAGGGAAATGCCTGTGAGTGTCCCAAGAACAACCAGACCTGCCTGGATAGCAAGGGG GGTGTGTGCAATGGACGTGGTAAGTGCGTTTGCGGTCTCTGTCAGTGTCAATCATCTGGTCTTGAGATGACATCAACCTGTGAGCCAAATTTCCAG GCTCAACTAGGTGTGTGTGAGGCCACACGAAGTTGTGCTCAGTGTCAGGCTTGGAAGACGGGAGAGAAGAAGGACAAGGAGGAATGTGCCAAGTGTCCTTTCAGAGTCACCATGGTGGACGAACTCAAAGAAG CGGACAAGGTGCTTGAAAAGTGCAGTTTCCGTGACGAGGATGATGACTGCACATACCACTACACGGTGGAAAACCCTAGAGCTCCAGCATCTAAAGACTTGGAGGTCCAGGTGCTGAAAAAGAAag ATTGTCCGGCTGCCAGCCTCCTCTGGCTACTCCCTCTCCTCTTGTTCCTCTTGTTACTGCTGGCACTTTTGCTGCTCTGCTGCTGGAAATACTGTGCCTGCTGCAAAACCTGCTGCCAG AACTGCCTTGCACTGCTGCCTTGCTGTAGAAAAG GTCGCATGGTTGGATTCAAGGAGGATGAGTATCTTCTCCGCCAGTCTCTGCTCACCTCAGACCACCTGGACACACCTATGGTGAGGACGGGCCCTCTCAAAGGGACCGATGTCGTTCGCTGGAAGGTTACAGATAATGTGCACCGAAGTCCGAACCACCCCCAGGTTCTAGTCAAGCCCAACCCTAAAGAAACCA TTCAGTATCCAATCTCCCTGCGGCTTAACAGGCGGTTTTCTGAGAATTTGTCTCGTCCTGACTCCAGGGATGCAGAACAGCTTCGGAAAGAAGTCGCGGATAAT CTTAATGAGGTCTACAGACAAATTCCTGGGGCCCAGAAAATGCAGAAGACCTCATTTAG AACACAGAGAAATGCTGGAAAAAG GCAGGACTACACCATCATGGACACCATCCTGTCTGCTCCTCGCAGCAGCTACCCTGATATTGTCAAGCTGACTGAGAGAAATGTCCAGTCTGGACGCTTCAACGACCTTAAAGTGTTGCCCGGCTACTACACTGTTGCGACGGACAGAG AGGCTGCAGGAGCTGTAGAGTTCCAAGAAGGTGTGGAGTCGGTGGATGTTCACGTGCCGCTCTTTGCCAAGGAAGAAGACGATGACAAGAAGCAGCTGCTGGTGGAGGCCACAGATGTGCCGCTGGGAATTGCCAAAATTGGGAAACGCTTGGTGAACATCACCATCATCAAAGAACATG CCTCCAGTGTGTTCTCCTTCCTCCAGCCGGCCTACACCTACAGCAGACAGGACGGGGTGGCCAATATTCCAATTAGCAGAGAGATCATTGAGGACGGACGCACACAAGTCTCTTATCGTACACGAGATCTCACAGCAAAGGATAAAAAA GATTACGTGACTGTGGATGGCGATCTCACTTACGGTCCTGGTGAGACCCAGAAGACCGTTCCGGTTCGTCTGCTGGAGCTGGGTGAGAAAGATGCCCTCCTGGATGACAAACAGGTCAAACAGTTCGTCATGGACCTCAGTAACCCGCGACAGGGCGCCAAGCTTGGCCGCTACCCGAGAACTACTGTCACAATTGCTGACCTACCAG AGCCCAGTGTGATGATGTTCAAGAGAGGCACCCAGAACTTCACTACATCTGACCCAAATTACACCATCCCCGTGGTGCGTACTCGCAACCAGGACGGCCCCGCTACGGTGAAATGGCGCACAAAGAAGGGCCAACGCTTTGACCTCTCCGGCCTTCTGAAGTTTAACCCTGGAGAGACCGAGAAGAATATAGTGATCGACCCAAGAACACACTCGGCGCTGGGTCAGCCTGACAGCTTCCAGTTGGAGCTTTTGGAGCCGAGTAGCAATGCCACCGTTGGAGAGAGGAAAACCACGATTGTCAATGTTGTGGAAGGAG GTCCAAAATCTCCCGAGATGGCCATGATGCAGCAGAAAGGTTTTGTCTCTCCCAAAAATACTTCGCCTGGTGGTCGCCTTCTTGCTCCTGGAAACCCGAAGGCCAAAGCAACTGGACCCAGAAGCATCCGCCTCAACTGGGACCCGCCACCCGGTAACCCCTTGGGGTACAAG GTGAAGTATTGGATCTACGGCGACCCAGAGAAAGATGCTCAGGTCTTAGATGTTAAGACTCCTCACGCCGAGCTGACCAACCTGTATCCCTATTGTGACTATGAGATGCGAGTGTCTGCCTACAATGCGTTGGGAAATGGCAATGATACGGACGTTGTTTCCTGTCAGACTCTGGAGGATG TGCCGGGCGAACCGGGCCGACTTGCCTTCAACGTCATCAGCCCGACAGTCACTCAGCTCAGTTGGGCCGAGCCTGCAGAGACTAACGGCAACATCACGGCTTACGAGGTCATCTACACGCCCATCGACGATGATCTGA AGCAAGTTGGTGCAGCCAAGAAGGTGAAGATCGACAACCCAAAGAAGCGAATGCTCTTGATTGAGAATCTTGTGAGCGCCCAGACCTATCAGTACAAAGTCCGTGCCAAGAACGGAGTCGGTTGGGGCCCCTACAGAGACGCTACCATCAACTTGGCATCACAGCCTGCAAGACCTCTGTCCA TTCCCATCATTCCAGATGTCCCCATCGTGGATGCCGAAGCAGGGGACGAGTATGACAGCTTTCTGATGTACAGCAACGAGGTGCTGAAGTCTCCTGCAGGGTCCAAGACGCCCAGCGTCTCTGGTGATG ATTACATGATGAACGGCAAGTGGGACCAGAACTTCCTCTTCCCAGGCGGTTCTGTCACACGCAACTTGTCCACGTCCTCCACTCCCATGTCGTCTGTCAACTCCAACTACAGGGGCGGCACCTTCACCACAGAAACAACCACCAACTACATGTCAG gaagtcctcTTCGACCCGACATGATGGGCGGAATAGGTGGAATGCACTCAACGGACGTCATCATGAGGAAGCGCTCGGAGAGGGGTTACGCAGACGAAAACATCCGAGACTCCATCGTCATGTCCAACTTTCCAGATATAG GTGTGTACGGCTTCCCTGGGTCGCAGAGCCAGTTCAGCTACAGCCTGTCTCAGGGTCCCAGGTTCAGGACTCAGTCTTCCGAGGTCAACGAAGCTCTGTATAATTTGGACAGGGTGCTTCAGG ATGCAAGACTCAGTCCAGGGGTCCCCGACACCCCCAGCAGATTGGTGTTTTCAGCTCTGGGTCCCACTGCCCTGAAAGTCAGCTGGCAGGAGCCCCACTGCGAGAAGGACATCCTGGGCTACTGTGTGCTCTACCAGCCGCTCAATGGAG GTGAAGTGAAGCGCATCAATGTGACCAACCCGGCGGACAACTCTGTGATCATCCAGGATCTTCTGCCCAACCACTCGTACCTGTTTAAGGTGAAGGCTCAGAGCCAAGAAGGCTGGGGCCCGGAAAGGGAGGGCGTCATCACCATCGAGTCCGCCGTCGACCCCAAGAGTCCCCTCAGCCCCATGCCAG GGTCGCCGTTCACCCTGAGCACCCCGAGTGCGCCGGGTCCCCTCGTCTTTACGGCTCTCAGCCCCGATTCCTTGCAGCTCAGTTGGGAGAAACCCAGGAAGCCCAACGGAGACATTCTCGGCTACGTGGTCACCTGCGAGCAGCTTCACGGAGGAG GTGATACGCGTTCCTTCCAGGTGAGCGGGGACAGCGCCGAAACCCGGCTGACAGTCCCCAACCTGACCGAGAACATCCCTTACAAGTTCAAAGTTCAGGCTCAGACCACTCAGGGTTTCGGCCCCGAGAGGGAGGGGATCATCACGATCGAGTCTCAGGATGGAG GGGCTTTGTCTCAGTTCAATAATCAATCAATGACAAGGAGGGAAGTTTTCAACATGCCGACTGACATCAGCACCATGAGCAACATCTCGCGCACCATGATCAACGACCCGTATTTCTCAG ACGGAATGATGATGTCGGCGCAACACACAGAAACCAGCGGCATGATGACCCGCCAAATCACCAAGGAAGTGGTCCAGAGGAGCGTCATGGGAGGGAGCACCGtcacaaagaaaatgttttacgAGTCCTAA